A single region of the Pelecanus crispus isolate bPelCri1 chromosome 10, bPelCri1.pri, whole genome shotgun sequence genome encodes:
- the GSTO1 gene encoding glutathione S-transferase omega-1 isoform X2 has product MAGDHSRSLGKGSAAPGPVPEGVIRLYSMRFCPFAQRTRLVLRAKGISHEIININLKNKPDWFFEKNPFGLVPVLETSKGQLIYESPITCEYLDEAFPGKKLMPSDPYERAFQKMLLEHFSKILSKRNTVFYGGDSISMLDYMIWPWFERLEPFQLKDALHHTPKLQRWMEAMKEDPAVKATMTDPQTFKDYLQLYLKNSPEACDYGL; this is encoded by the exons ATGGCGGGCGATCACTCTCGCAGCCTGGGCAAGG gcagcgcggccccggggcctGTGCCCGAGGGGGTGATCCGACTCTACAGCATGCGGTTCTGCCCCTTCGCCCAGAGGACGCGCCTCGTCCTCCGCGCCAAGGGCATCAG CCATGAAATAATCAACATCAATTTGAAGAACAAACCCGACTGGTTCTTTGAAAAGAACCCCTTTGGGCTGGTTCCTGTGCTGGAGACCAGCAAGGGCCAGCTGATCTATGAGTCCCCAATCACTTGCGAATATTTGGATGAAGCATTTCCAGGGAAGAAGTTGATGCCTTCGGACCCATATGAGAGAGCCTTTCAGAAGATGCTCTTGGAACACTTCTCAAAG ATTCTGTCCAAACGCAACACTGTATTTTACGGTGGAGACTCAATCTCCATGCTTGACTACATGATCTGGCCGTGGTTTGAACGTCTGGAACCATTCCAGCTGAAGGA CGCTCTGCATCACACCCCAAAGCTCCAACGCTGGATGGAGGCCATGAAGGAGGACCCTGCTGTCAAGGCTACAATGACTGACCCACAGACATTTAAAGATTACCTCCAGCTCTATTTGAAGAACAGCCCTGAGGCATGTGATTATGGGCTCTGA
- the ITPRIP gene encoding inositol 1,4,5-trisphosphate receptor-interacting protein produces the protein MPVGIFRVCLVVITAIVNHPLLFPKENGTVPENAEEIIRKMKEREESLRLEQLRLEQEIADQEATQKALEKAAEVVEESKEEKVQWDTWTALSMVIFLLIELWRQDFQEGSWQDTGGEEDDMAVLGKAFKGVAFPDKAVLASFYEKRILGTTGDMARMREMVEGFADDLLEALRSVCNRDADMEVEDCMGVGSMYENWRVRKPFVCDLIVPFAPPEPYCFRSQTWCSGDSFPPDEQGYGTIKVCRADEDVTGCICDKTKLGEDMLCLLHSQANTTRPSSEMEDLLCFKNTQYLDADQVMKWFQIAVTKAWNRISHKYEFDLSFSLLDSPGALKIKFRSGKSIAFNLTPVVQYENSDVYFISHFPRRGLAADLPSSTHWFLTFAVYERRFIQLVSKMLPANACHVSCLQILSFLHGKQCSLTGPSGLTNYHLKTVMLHLLQARPSQDWAPEKLEARLQDMLKFLEKCLHEKKLYHFFIGNGKVPAELGFPIIFQKAEPLNLFRPFVLHRDVYRKTVDTFHEMLRNMSALINEYTVHIPLAHANGIHKESL, from the coding sequence ATGCCCGTGGGAATCTTCCGGGTGTGCCTAGTGGTGATTACAGCTATTGTCAACCACCCGCTCCTCTTCCCTAAAGAGAATGGCACTGTCCCCGAGAATGCGGAAGAAATCATCCGGAAGATGAAGGAGCGGGAGGAGAGCCTTCGGCTGGAGCAGTTGCGCTTGGAGCAGGAAATTGCAGACCAGGAAGCCACACAGAAGGCTCTGGAAAAGGCTGCAGAGGTAGTtgaggaaagcaaagaggaaaaggtCCAATGGGATACGTGGACTGCCCTTTCCATGGTCATCTTCCTGCTGATCGAGCTCTGGAGGCAGGATTTCCAGGAAGGGAGTTGGCAGGacacaggaggagaagaagatgACATGGCTGTCCTGGGGAAAGCATTTAAAGGAGTGGCCTTCCCTGACAAGGCTGTCTTGGCTAGCTTCTACGAGAAGCGCATCCTGGGTACCACTGGAGACATGGCCAGGATGCGGGAGATGGTGGAAGGCTTTGCAGATGACCTGCTGGAGGCCTTGAGGAGTGTTTGTAACCGGGATGCTGACATGGAAGTGGAGGACTGCATGGGTGTGGGGAGCATGTATGAGAATTGGAGAGTGCGTAAACCTTTTGTCTGTGATCTGATAGTGCCTTTTGCCCCCCCAGAGCCATACTGTTTCAGGTCCCAGACCTGGTGCTCTGGCGACTCTTTTCCCCCAGATGAACAAGGCTATGGCACTATCAAGGTATGCAGGGCAGATGAGGATGTGACAGGTTGCATCTGTGACAAGACTAAACTAGGGGAAGATATGCTGTGCCTCCTCCATAGCCAGGCCAATACTACCAGGCCCAGCAGTGAGATGGAAGACCTCCTGTGCTTCAAAAATACTCAATATCTGGATGCTGACCAAGTCATGAAGTGGTTCCAGATTGCGGTCACCAAGGCCTGGAACAGAATCTCCCACAAGTATGAATTTGACCTTTCCTTCAGCCTCCTGGACTCACCAGGAGCCCTGAAGATAAAATTTAGGTCAGGGAAATCAATTGCCTTCAACCTCACCCCTGTGGTGCAGTATGAGAACTCTGACGTTTACTTCATCTCTCATTTCCCTCGGAGGGGCCTGGCAGCAGACCTCCCCTCCAGCACTCACTGGTTTCTCACCTTTGCAGTGTATGAGAGGAGGTTCATCCAGCTGGTCTCCAAAATGCTGCCTGCTAATGCCTGCCATGTCAGCTGCCTTCAgatcctctccttcctccatgGGAAGCAGTGCAGCCTCACAGGTCCAAGCGGGCTTACCAACTACCACCTGAAGACAGTGATGCTGCATCTCCTGCAAGCACGTCCCAGTCAGGACTGGGCCCCAGAGAAGTTGGAGGCCCGTCTACAGGACATGCTGAAATTCTTGGAGAAATGTTTGCATGAGAAGAAGCTCTACCACTTCTTCATTGGCAATGGGAAGGtaccagcagagctgggcttcCCCATCATATTCCAAAAGGCTGAACCCCTCAACCTTTTCCGTCCCTTTGTGCTACACAGGGACGTTTACAGGAAGACAGTGGACACATTCCACGAGATGCTCAGGAACATGTCTGCACTAATAAATGAATACACAGTGCACATTCCCCTTGCACACGCCAATGGGATCCATAAGGAATCCCTTTAA
- the GSTO1 gene encoding glutathione S-transferase omega-1 isoform X1, whose protein sequence is MAGDHSRSLGKGSAAPGPVPEGVIRLYSMRFCPFAQRTRLVLRAKGISHEIININLKNKPDWFFEKNPFGLVPVLETSKGQLIYESPITCEYLDEAFPGKKLMPSDPYERAFQKMLLEHFSKITPIVFKYFVAFKDGQDTTALKAEIAEKFGKFEEILSKRNTVFYGGDSISMLDYMIWPWFERLEPFQLKDALHHTPKLQRWMEAMKEDPAVKATMTDPQTFKDYLQLYLKNSPEACDYGL, encoded by the exons ATGGCGGGCGATCACTCTCGCAGCCTGGGCAAGG gcagcgcggccccggggcctGTGCCCGAGGGGGTGATCCGACTCTACAGCATGCGGTTCTGCCCCTTCGCCCAGAGGACGCGCCTCGTCCTCCGCGCCAAGGGCATCAG CCATGAAATAATCAACATCAATTTGAAGAACAAACCCGACTGGTTCTTTGAAAAGAACCCCTTTGGGCTGGTTCCTGTGCTGGAGACCAGCAAGGGCCAGCTGATCTATGAGTCCCCAATCACTTGCGAATATTTGGATGAAGCATTTCCAGGGAAGAAGTTGATGCCTTCGGACCCATATGAGAGAGCCTTTCAGAAGATGCTCTTGGAACACTTCTCAAAG ATAACACCCATAGTTTTCAAGTATTTTGTGGCATTCAAAGATGGACAGGATACCACGGCACTGAAAGCAGAGATTGCTGAAAAGTTTGGCAAATTTGAAGAG ATTCTGTCCAAACGCAACACTGTATTTTACGGTGGAGACTCAATCTCCATGCTTGACTACATGATCTGGCCGTGGTTTGAACGTCTGGAACCATTCCAGCTGAAGGA CGCTCTGCATCACACCCCAAAGCTCCAACGCTGGATGGAGGCCATGAAGGAGGACCCTGCTGTCAAGGCTACAATGACTGACCCACAGACATTTAAAGATTACCTCCAGCTCTATTTGAAGAACAGCCCTGAGGCATGTGATTATGGGCTCTGA